One genomic region from Deltaproteobacteria bacterium encodes:
- a CDS encoding type II toxin-antitoxin system RelE/ParE family toxin, translated as MKFADAAITHLAGLTARERSTVVDAIEEQLSYEPLVETRNRKLLKPNPIASWELRVGALHVFYDVVSIEPVPGGSSLVRVLAVGKKERNELRIGGKVIQL; from the coding sequence ATCAAGTTCGCAGACGCCGCGATCACGCATCTCGCGGGGCTGACAGCACGTGAACGATCGACGGTAGTTGATGCGATCGAAGAACAGCTCTCCTATGAACCGCTCGTCGAAACGCGAAATCGAAAGCTGCTCAAGCCCAACCCCATCGCATCTTGGGAACTCCGGGTTGGTGCGCTGCACGTGTTCTACGACGTTGTGTCTATCGAGCCGGTGCCAGGCGGATCATCGCTCGTCCGCGTTCTCGCCGTCGGCAAGAAGGAGCGGAACGAGTTGCGAATCGGCGGAAAGGTAATCCAACTATGA
- a CDS encoding DUF5615 family PIN-like protein: MRLLLDECVPKRLRRELRRHQVRTAPEMGWAGKENGELLGLAESKFEVLVTVDQRIKYQQSVAGRDIAVVVLVARRNKIEFLRPLVPELERILTDIKPGELREVGV; the protein is encoded by the coding sequence GTGCGACTGCTGCTTGACGAGTGTGTGCCGAAGCGACTGCGGCGGGAGCTTCGACGCCATCAGGTCCGCACCGCCCCCGAAATGGGTTGGGCAGGCAAAGAAAACGGCGAACTGCTTGGCTTGGCCGAATCGAAGTTCGAGGTCTTGGTCACCGTGGACCAAAGAATCAAGTACCAACAGTCCGTCGCCGGCCGGGACATTGCCGTCGTTGTCTTGGTCGCGCGCCGCAACAAGATCGAGTTCCTCCGGCCTCTTGTCCCCGAACTTGAGCGTATCCTCACCGATATCAAACCGGGCGAACTGCGTGAGGTGGGTGTCTAA
- a CDS encoding DUF433 domain-containing protein, which yields MGLPSPLISSSMKVMSGAVVFTGTRVPVQTLLDYIEEGGSLDEFLEDFPTVSREHAIAVLELAKDSLIQRATAA from the coding sequence GGGCCTACCTTCCCCGCTGATCAGCAGCTCGATGAAAGTCATGAGCGGGGCGGTGGTGTTCACCGGGACTCGCGTGCCGGTGCAGACACTCCTGGATTATATCGAAGAGGGTGGGTCTCTCGACGAGTTTCTGGAGGACTTCCCCACCGTAAGCCGCGAGCACGCGATTGCCGTCTTAGAGCTCGCAAAAGACTCCCTCATCCAGCGTGCGACTGCTGCTTGA